One genomic window of Oncorhynchus clarkii lewisi isolate Uvic-CL-2024 chromosome 5, UVic_Ocla_1.0, whole genome shotgun sequence includes the following:
- the LOC139408517 gene encoding ras-related protein rab7-like, whose product MASRKKVLLKVIILGDSGVGKTSLMNQYVNKRFSNQYKATIGADFLTKEVMVDDRLVTIQIWDTAGQERFQSLGVAFYRGADCCVLVYDVTAPNTFKTLDSWRDEFLIQASPRDPDNFPFVVLGNKIDLENRQVTTKRAQAWCASKNNIPYFETSAKEAINVDQAFQTIARNALKQESEVETYDFPDQIKLRDDRSSSSSDGCSC is encoded by the exons ATGGCCTCCCGTAAGAAGGTGCTGCTGAAGGTGATCATCCTCGGAGACTCTGG GGTAGGGAAGACATCTCTGATGAACCAGTATGTAAATAAGAGGTTCAGTAACCAATACAAGGCCACTATAGGAGCTGACTTCCTCACCAAGGAGGTGATGGTGGATGACAGGCTGGTCACCATACAG ATCTGGGACACGGCGGGGCAGGAGCGGTTTCAATCTCTGGGTGTGGCGTTCTACCGTGGAGCTGACTGCTGTGTGCTGGTCTATGATGTCACGGCGCCCAACACCTTTAAGACTCTGGACAGTTGGAGGGATGAGTTCCTGATCCAGGCCAGCCCCAGAGACCCAGATAACTTCCCCTTTGTGGTGCTAGGCAACAAGATTGACCTCGAGAACAGACAG GTGACAACAAAGCGTGCCCAGGCCTGGTGTGCCAGTAAGAACAACATCCCCTACTTTGAGACCAGTGCCAAGGAGGCCATCAACGTAGACCAAGCATTCCAGACCATCGCCCGCAACGCcctcaaacag gagtctgaggTGGAGACGTATGACTTTCCAGACCAGATCAAACTGAGAGACGACCGGTCCTCCTCCTCCAGCGACGGCTGCTCCTGCTGA